A section of the Patescibacteria group bacterium genome encodes:
- the trmD gene encoding tRNA (guanosine(37)-N1)-methyltransferase TrmD: MQFDILTLFPNVFEQYFNTSILKRAQKKKLIKIIIHNLRNFASDKHRTVDDKPYGGGPGMILKVEPIYKAISSILKRPKLQSTNYKIILLTPQGKQFNQKIAQRYSKLKRLILICGHYEGVDARVEKLVDEKISVGPYILTGGELPAMVIVDAVTRLIPGVIKAESLVEETDLKIKNLKLKILREYPQYTRPAILTIKDKFGRIKVLKVPKVLLSGNHQKIKEWREKLK; encoded by the coding sequence ATGCAATTTGATATTCTCACTCTTTTTCCTAATGTCTTTGAGCAGTATTTTAATACTTCCATTCTCAAGCGCGCCCAAAAGAAAAAGTTAATTAAAATTATAATTCATAATTTACGTAACTTCGCTTCCGATAAACATCGAACTGTTGATGATAAGCCTTATGGGGGTGGACCAGGAATGATACTCAAGGTTGAACCAATATATAAAGCGATTTCTTCAATTTTAAAAAGGCCTAAATTACAAAGTACAAATTACAAAATTATTTTATTGACGCCGCAAGGAAAACAATTTAACCAAAAAATAGCACAAAGATATTCAAAATTAAAGCGTCTAATCTTAATTTGTGGTCATTACGAAGGTGTTGATGCTCGAGTGGAAAAATTGGTTGACGAAAAAATCTCGGTTGGCCCTTATATTTTAACCGGCGGTGAATTACCAGCCATGGTCATCGTTGATGCAGTCACAAGACTTATTCCTGGCGTGATCAAGGCCGAGTCATTAGTTGAAGAAACTGATTTAAAAATTAAAAATTTAAAATTGAAAATTCTTCGTGAATATCCTCAATATACTCGGCCAGCCATCTTGACAATTAAAGATAAATTTGGTAGAATAAAAGTCCTGAAAGTGCCAAAAGTGTTGTTATCAGGAAATCATCAGAAAATAAAAGAGTGGCGAGAGAAATTAAAAAT